A genome region from Hevea brasiliensis isolate MT/VB/25A 57/8 chromosome 9, ASM3005281v1, whole genome shotgun sequence includes the following:
- the LOC110634501 gene encoding cytochrome P450 CYP736A12 encodes MSPFILAILVILLGSFICSLCAASFRPRRQRKNDPQLPPGPPALPIIGNLHMLGKLPHRSLHQLAKKYGPIMSMRLGSVPAIVVSSPQAAELFLKTHDLLFASRPMLQASLYMSYGNKGVAFSEYGPYWRSVRKLCTLQLLSASKIEYFAPMRREEVGLLVDSLKKAAAAREVVDISLAVGDLIQNMTCRMVFGEAKNSEFDLKPLAKEVLNLAGAFNIADYVPFLGAFDLQGLTKRMKSFSKAMDTILEKIICEHEREARWKKKQQMKDFVDLLLSLMNQLMTSNEEVLYTLDRTNMKAILIDMIVASFDTSATSIEWTLSELLRHPAAMKRLQDELQTVFGLDKIVEEKDLFNLPYLDMVIKESLRLYAPLLLPRNCMEETIIDGYHIPKNTRIIVNAWAIGRDPNAWSDNAEEFLPERFADTSIDLRGRDFQLLPFGSGRRGCPGMQLGLTISRFVLAQLVHCFNWELPDGVLPNELDMSEIFGLSVPRANHLVAVPKYPLRV; translated from the exons ATGTCTCCTTTCATCTTAGCCATACTAGTGATTCTGCTGGGATCATTCATTTGCAGTCTATGCGCCGCCTCATTCCGGCCACGGAGACAACGAAAAAATGACCCGCAGCTACCTCCTGGACCCCCAGCCTTACCAATCATCGGTAACCTCCACATGCTAGGCAAACTCCCCCATCGATCCCTTCATCAGTTAGCCAAAAAGTATGGACCTATCATGTCCATGAGGCTAGGCTCTGTACCCGCCATTGTTGTATCATCACCACAAGCTGCCGAGCTATTTCTCAAGACCCACGACTTATTATTCGCTAGCCGTCCCATGTTACAAGCTTCCCTTTACATGTCCTATGGCAACAAGGGCGTGGCTTTTTCGGAGTATGGCCCTTACTGGCGCAGCGTCAGGAAATTGTGCACTTTACAACTTCTTTCTGCGTCGAAAATTGAGTACTTTGCTCCGATGAGGAGGGAGGAGGTGGGGTTGCTGGTTGATTCGCTGAAGAAAGCTGCGGCGGCGCGTGAGGTTGTGGATATTAGTTTAGCTGTGGGAGACCTGATTCAGAACATGACTTGCAGGATGGTTTTTGGGGAAGCTAAAAATAGTGAATTTGATTTAAAGCCGCTGGCAAAGGAGGTTTTGAACTTGGCAGGAGCTTTCAATATTGCTGACTATGTTCCTTTTTTAGGAGCATTTGATCTTCAG GGATTGACAAAACGTATGAAGTCATTTAGCAAGGCAATGGACACAATCTTGGAGAAGATAATCTGTGAACATGAAAGGGAAGCTCGATGGAAAAAGAAGCAGCAAATGAAGGATTTCGTTGATTTGTTACTTTCTTTGATGAACCAACTCATGACATCCAATGAAGAGGTACTTTACACGCTCGATAGAACCAACATGAAAGCTATCTTAATAGACATGATCGTAGCTTCATTTGACACTTCGGCCACTAGCATTGAGTGGACACTCTCAGAACTCCTCCGACATCCTGCTGCAATGAAACGTCTACAAGATGAGTTGCAGACTGTTTTTGGATTGGATAAAATAGTGGAGGAGAAAGATTTGTTCAATCTTCCATATTTAGATATGGTTATAAAAGAAAGCTTGAGGTTATATGCGCCACTGCTACTTCCTCGTAACTGCATGGAGGAGACAATAATTGATGGGTATCATATACCGAAGAATACAAGAATTATAGTGAATGCTTGGGCAATTGGACGAGATCCTAATGCCTGGTCGGATAATGCAGAAGAATTTTTGCCAGAAAGGTTTGCTGATACAAGTATAGACCTTCGAGGACGCGATTTTCAGCTTCTCCCATTTGGTTCTGGGCGCAGAGGATGCCCTGGAATGCAACTGGGACTAACCATCAGTCGATTTGTTTTGGCTCAATTAGTGCATTGTTTTAACTGGGAGCTCCCAGATGGTGTGTTGCCTAATGAGTTGGACATGAGTGAGATATTTGGCCTCTCGGTGCCTAGAGCTAACCATTTGGTTGCGGTGCCAAAGTATCCATTGCGTGTTTGA